TGGGTTTCAGACCGAGGGAGTTGTTGGTTCGAAAGATAAACTGCCAAGCGCAGGCCCTCCTCGCAACGAGAACGGTGTAACGACTAAAGAATGATAAGTTAACAAAGAAAGCCCAGAAAACAGGGAATATGGACGGCCGCTTCATGAATATAAAGGTAATCAAAGCGGGCGATTTTGGCCGCAttatgtatatatatatcacCCATTGTGTCTTGATATAGTTTGTAATTAATATTGAACGAGCCATGCAATATTACAGTATAGAAAGATCGAAATGGCTAATAGTTTCACTTTAAATAAGTCCTTTACATGCACTGTTTTTATAACTTGTCCGCTGAGaccttttttatttctttcaGCAGTCCATTTCTACAGAGCCCTTTTTGCAGCCAGTCCCTGATCCCAAGCCAACTGATTCTTCCTTTGCAAACAACTTTCTCCCCGCCCAAGGTaccaaatcatcaagaccCAAAACATAGAGAATAAATAAGTGAATGAACACGTAGAAAGAAACTTAGGGAGGGTCGAGGGAGAGGTAGCCACATGCTCAAATTGCTGATCATCTATTGTTTACCAAGCCCCATTTCTCATCATGTCTGCCCGTCAGACTCTCTTACCACGCCGAAGGAATTAAGAAAGTAGAGACGCTCATAACCGCCGAAAGCCCCGGATATCTATGCCCCCGGGAAATACATAATAAATCGGGCTTGATAATCGCGATATGCGGAGGCTGGGATGAAGCTCTCCGACTTGACCTCGAACCAATACCACTTAGCTAAAGGTTTAAGCTAGGTAACCTAGCTCGTCGTCTTCCAAACGCTCCAGATACTCCTTGTCTAGTAGGATTTCAATGCATTTCTTGATATCGCCGACTTTTGGAACAAATCGCGAGCGGATTTGGTTGATGGTCTCGCTTACGAGCTGGGTGTGTTTCATCTTCTTACGAGCCTTCATGATTCGGACGATGGCAGACTATGTTGTAGTTAGTATGGATCCTGACAAATAAAGAGATATACATACTTGGAGGACCAGTTTTCGGTCTTCCTCAATTGTCTTGTTTGTCTCGGCCTCCTCCTGCTTGGCCTCCTTCACACCACCGAGGTTCAAGTTCACCCTGATCTTTTTGCTCTTGAAGTCGTAGTTTAATTTGAAGGATTTACCGGCTCCTGGCTTCTCACCGGCCGCGCCAGACATGATGAGTACCTTGGCCTTCAGAATAACAGCGAGGGCCTGGTCCAAAACTTCCTTGCTCAGTTGAGTGGCACTGAGCATATCCTCGTAGCTGTAAGTGTCCTTCTCGTGAAAAGGAGGAGGAATGGGCCATCTGGTAAATCGAGATCTGGAAGGTGGCGGAGTCTTGCTGGCCTTGCAATAGCCAGCTTTGATCTCGCCCTTGCAAAGATGCCACAACCACGTGAGCTTACGCCCGTCATGCTTATGCTTGTAAAAGCGGATAAAGCGCTCGATCTCGGCCGCAATCTCGGGAGGCGGGTTGAAGTCAGTGCTCGGTGCCGTCAATGGCCAGAATCCAGTTCCCAGAATCGAGAAAGTTGAATCAACGGCCTTGGTGTATTCGACGCCTTCAAGATGCTCGCGGAAATCTTTATTCAAGTCCTTAGAAATTTGCATATCCTGGAACATACGCTGAAGTTTGTTCGTGTATTCGAAACCGCACGCCTCTTTTAGTTTGCTGATCATGCTAGTCTCAGCGTCATCTGAAGAGGAGTTGCTATGCACCAAACGCCGGGCTAGCATCCGCGAATAGAACTTCTGGAAGACATCCTTGTCCTCAATGTACTTAAAAACTGTCATGATCTGACTCAAAGTACGTTCCAATTCTGCCTCTTCAATACTGGTGCTGCTCTTCCTGAGCAGGACATCAGTGTATTTAGCTAGAAGTTCAGGCGATTTGTTGGATCCAGCCTTGCAAACTTCGTTCCGATTGACAAACTCCCTGCAGGCGTTATCAAGAGAACGTGTAAACTCTGGCTCATCATTGAAAGCTCTCTTCACAAGGCCTTGGTACTGGGTGTGAATTTCGAGCAGAGCGTCGACGTAAACCTTTGGTTCAAGCTTATCGCCCTCTGACGATTGGACCTTCTGCACAGCAGCGAGACCGGCCTTTCTCACGTGTGTCTCAAAACGGGCTCTAAGCGGTTCGAGGCCGTCGGGGATTCTCGAAAGAAGGTTGTACATTCGTGCCATATCCTCTTCACGGTCGTTATCCAGAAG
This genomic stretch from Fusarium oxysporum f. sp. lycopersici 4287 chromosome 2, whole genome shotgun sequence harbors:
- a CDS encoding Cullin 1; translation: MNDLEQGIDMQMYMGVYTAVHNFCTSQKAVGMTGPAMHSNHRGAHLLGEELYNKLIDYLQHHLDSLVNESKAHTDEALLAFYIKEWGRYTVAAKYIHHLFRYLNRHWVKREIDEGKKNIYDVYTLHLVQWRKELFEKVSDKVMDAVLKLVEKQRNGETIEHGQIKQVVDSFVSLGLDEADPSKSTLDVYRYHFERPFLTATKEFYVAESKQFVAENSVVEYMKKAEARLSEEEERVRMYLHQDIAIPLKKTCNQALIADHSSLLREEFQVLLDNDREEDMARMYNLLSRIPDGLEPLRARFETHVRKAGLAAVQKVQSSEGDKLEPKVYVDALLEIHTQYQGLVKRAFNDEPEFTRSLDNACREFVNRNEVCKAGSNKSPELLAKYTDVLLRKSSTSIEEAELERTLSQIMTVFKYIEDKDVFQKFYSRMLARRLVHSNSSSDDAETSMISKLKEACGFEYTNKLQRMFQDMQISKDLNKDFREHLEGVEYTKAVDSTFSILGTGFWPLTAPSTDFNPPPEIAAEIERFIRFYKHKHDGRKLTWLWHLCKGEIKAGYCKASKTPPPSRSRFTRWPIPPPFHEKDTYSYEDMLSATQLSKEVLDQALAVILKAKVLIMSGAAGEKPGAGKSFKLNYDFKSKKIRVNLNLGGVKEAKQEEAETNKTIEEDRKLVLQSAIVRIMKARKKMKHTQLVSETINQIRSRFVPKVGDIKKCIEILLDKEYLERLEDDELGYLA
- a CDS encoding Cullin 1 — encoded protein: MTAKMGAPSQMPPIPNREDIGATWTYLQAGISRVMNDLEQGIDMQMYMGVYTAVHNFCTSQKAVGMTGPAMHSNHRGAHLLGEELYNKLIDYLQHHLDSLVNESKAHTDEALLAFYIKEWGRYTVAAKYIHHLFRYLNRHWVKREIDEGKKNIYDVYTLHLVQWRKELFEKVSDKVMDAVLKLVEKQRNGETIEHGQIKQVVDSFVSLGLDEADPSKSTLDVYRYHFERPFLTATKEFYVAESKQFVAENSVVEYMKKAEARLSEEEERVRMYLHQDIAIPLKKTCNQALIADHSSLLREEFQVLLDNDREEDMARMYNLLSRIPDGLEPLRARFETHVRKAGLAAVQKVQSSEGDKLEPKVYVDALLEIHTQYQGLVKRAFNDEPEFTRSLDNACREFVNRNEVCKAGSNKSPELLAKYTDVLLRKSSTSIEEAELERTLSQIMTVFKYIEDKDVFQKFYSRMLARRLVHSNSSSDDAETSMISKLKEACGFEYTNKLQRMFQDMQISKDLNKDFREHLEGVEYTKAVDSTFSILGTGFWPLTAPSTDFNPPPEIAAEIERFIRFYKHKHDGRKLTWLWHLCKGEIKAGYCKASKTPPPSRSRFTRWPIPPPFHEKDTYSYEDMLSATQLSKEVLDQALAVILKAKVLIMSGAAGEKPGAGKSFKLNYDFKSKKIRVNLNLGGVKEAKQEEAETNKTIEEDRKLVLQSAIVRIMKARKKMKHTQLVSETINQIRSRFVPKVGDIKKCIEILLDKEYLERLEDDELGYLA